A section of the Mangifera indica cultivar Alphonso chromosome 12, CATAS_Mindica_2.1, whole genome shotgun sequence genome encodes:
- the LOC123193539 gene encoding inactive protein RESTRICTED TEV MOVEMENT 2-like isoform X1 → MANTSQTGAGTTDARLLSYEDFHPLAELSEDKDNFILTLHLPEFTKEQLRLTRVRGSYKIRIKGERQIAINKRRRFNQIYTIPQNCNLDKIEAKLQNTVLTITMPKEDVKLQRVPLAAKEEANMRQEAAHPAVACFPTITMPKEDVGLPSVPLEAKGGANMRQAAVPPTVACSCDKMDFVRKVDDGQLSYQKPQNMETGAQKDQDGASPQPPQVASTSNNALDKLAVEETKSQAEEVDQSVKESTKKETISKELSMTLSVKEGISKELSMTPSVDKPEKEGTVRKGEDETSGKLPQVVQSVVSQSGSPEKEKNNKVVDKEKICGDESMKEMKRIKDAAMKAVKGLLIKTEEERQINKVGVGVAALVVVGIGVYVALKIRSKARSN, encoded by the exons ATGGCTAACACATCACAAACTGGTGCAGGTACTACCGATGCTAGACTTCTAAGTTATGAGGATTTTCATCCCTTGGCCGAGTTGAGCGAGgacaaagataattttatcttaactCTGCATCTCCCTG AATTCACGAAGGAGCAATTGAGGCTCACGCGCGTGCGGGGATCTTACAAAATTCGGATAAAGGGAGAGCGACAGATTGCAATTAACAAACGGCGCCGGTTCAATCAGATTTATACAATCCCACAGAATTGTAACCTTGATAAGATCGAGGCAAAGTTGCAAAATACAGTTCTAACAATCACAATGCCAAAGGAGGATGTCAAGCTGCAGCGAGTCCCATTAGCAGCTAAAGAGGAGGCAAATATGAGGCAAGAAGCAGCTCATCCAGCAGTGGCTTGTTTTCCGACAATCACAATGCCAAAGGAGGATGTCGGGCTGCCGTCAGTCCCACTAGAAGCTAAAGGGGGGGCAAATATGAGACAAGCAGCAGTTCCTCCAACAGTTGCTTGTTCATGCGACAAAATGGATTTTGTAAGGAAAGTTGATGATGGTCAATTGAGTTATCAGAAACCTCAGAATATGGAGACCGGAGCTCAAAAGGATCAAGATGGAGCTTCACCACAACCACCACAAGTTGCTTCAACTAGCAATAATGCCTTGGACAAGCTAGCTGTAGAGGAGACGAAAAGCCAGGCGGAAGAGGTTGATCAAAGTGTCAAAGAATCGACCAAAAAGGAAACAATTAGCAAAGAATTGTCAATGACTCTGAGCGTAAAGGAAGGAATTAGCAAAGAATTGTCAATGACTCCGAGTGTTGATAAACCTGAGAAAGAAGGCACGGTTCGAAAGGGCGAAGATGAAACTTCAGGGAAATTGCCACAAGTTGTTCAAAGTGTTGTCTCACAGAGTGGTAGTccagagaaagagaagaataataaagtcgtcgataaagaaaaaatttgtggGGATGAAAGTATGAAGGAAatgaagagaataaaagatGCAGCCATGAAGGCAGTGAAGGGACTGTTAATAAAGACTGAAGAAGAGAGGCAAATAAATAAGGTTGGTGTTGGTGTGGCAGCTCTTGTGGTTGTGGGTATTGGAGTTTATGTTGCCTTGAAAATTAGATCAAAAGCTAGAAGTAATTAA
- the LOC123193731 gene encoding inactive protein RESTRICTED TEV MOVEMENT 2-like — protein MAKRPQSPMFDHKLITYENFPPLTDWTEDKDNHYLTVHVPQFTKEQISIRCARSPGIVRIQGERQVADNRWSRFNQAYTIPKNCIPDKVQATWLEEDEIVLITMPKEIVAAPPPVAAPKNQPKTPAEAQTIKQEQSPPKAPSSSYNIDGKKQGGELIKAQKPEKKETTPAQKDQPKTAPESPAVIASTLKKNDDRGMLKADPSDEQTSKEFEKVTAASSEKESKEEKDKSTDKKLEDVKGLAMEKKEERQAMLNMGVAVLVLVAFGAYVSYTIVSKAKEN, from the exons ATGGCTAAGAGACCACAATCTCCTATGTTTGATCATAAGCTTATAACTTACGAGAATTTTCCGCCCTTGACCGACTGGACCGAAGACAAAGATAACCATTACTTAACTGTACATGTTCCTc AATTCACGAAGGAGCAAATAAGTATTAGATGCGCGCGTTCACCTGGCATAGTCCGAATTCAGGGAGAGCGGCAGGTTGCTGATAACAGATGGAGCCGATTCAACCAAGCTTACACGATTCCAAAAAATTGTATCCCAGATAAGGTTCAAGCAACTTGGCTAGAAGAAGATGAGATTGTATTAATCACAATGCCGAAGGAGATCGTGGCGGCCCCGCCACCAGTTGCAGCGCCTAAAAACCAACCAAAGACTCCGGCAGAAGCTCAAACCATTAAACAAGAACAATCTCCTCCAAAAGCCCCGAGCTCAAGCTACAATATTGATGGTAAAAAGCAAGGTGGCGAGCTTATTAAAGCGCAAAAACCTGAGAAAAAAGAAACCACCCCGGCTCAAAAGGATCAACCCAAAACTGCACCAGAATCACCTGCAGTTATTGCTTCAACgttgaagaaaaatgatgatCGTGGGATGCTGAAGGCGGATCCAAGTGATGAACAAacgagcaaagaatttgaaaaggTTACTGCTGCTAGTTCAGAGAAAGAGTCGAAGGAAGAGAAAGATAAATCTACAGATAAAAAATTGGAGGATGTGAAGGGACTGGCaatggagaagaaagaagagaggcAAGCAATGTTGAACATGGGCGTGGCTGTTCTTGTGCTTGTGGCATTTGGGGCTTATGTTTCGTATACCATTGTTTCGAAAGCAAAAGAGAACTAG
- the LOC123193539 gene encoding inactive protein RESTRICTED TEV MOVEMENT 2-like isoform X2, translating to MANTSQTGAGTTDARLLSYEDFHPLAELSEDKDNFILTLHLPEFTKEQLRLTRVRGSYKIRIKGERQIAINKRRRFNQIYTIPQNCNLDKIEAKLQNTVLTITMPKEDVKLQRVPLAAKEEANMRQEAAHPAVACFPTITMPKEDVGLPSVPLEAKGGANMRQAAVPPTVACSCDKMDFVRKVDDGQLSYQKPQNMETGAQKDQDGASPQPPQVASTSNNALDKLAVEETKSQAEEVDQSVKESTKKETISKELSMTLSVKEGISKEGTVRKGEDETSGKLPQVVQSVVSQSGSPEKEKNNKVVDKEKICGDESMKEMKRIKDAAMKAVKGLLIKTEEERQINKVGVGVAALVVVGIGVYVALKIRSKARSN from the exons ATGGCTAACACATCACAAACTGGTGCAGGTACTACCGATGCTAGACTTCTAAGTTATGAGGATTTTCATCCCTTGGCCGAGTTGAGCGAGgacaaagataattttatcttaactCTGCATCTCCCTG AATTCACGAAGGAGCAATTGAGGCTCACGCGCGTGCGGGGATCTTACAAAATTCGGATAAAGGGAGAGCGACAGATTGCAATTAACAAACGGCGCCGGTTCAATCAGATTTATACAATCCCACAGAATTGTAACCTTGATAAGATCGAGGCAAAGTTGCAAAATACAGTTCTAACAATCACAATGCCAAAGGAGGATGTCAAGCTGCAGCGAGTCCCATTAGCAGCTAAAGAGGAGGCAAATATGAGGCAAGAAGCAGCTCATCCAGCAGTGGCTTGTTTTCCGACAATCACAATGCCAAAGGAGGATGTCGGGCTGCCGTCAGTCCCACTAGAAGCTAAAGGGGGGGCAAATATGAGACAAGCAGCAGTTCCTCCAACAGTTGCTTGTTCATGCGACAAAATGGATTTTGTAAGGAAAGTTGATGATGGTCAATTGAGTTATCAGAAACCTCAGAATATGGAGACCGGAGCTCAAAAGGATCAAGATGGAGCTTCACCACAACCACCACAAGTTGCTTCAACTAGCAATAATGCCTTGGACAAGCTAGCTGTAGAGGAGACGAAAAGCCAGGCGGAAGAGGTTGATCAAAGTGTCAAAGAATCGACCAAAAAGGAAACAATTAGCAAAGAATTGTCAATGACTCTGAGCGTAAAGGAAGGAATTAGC AAAGAAGGCACGGTTCGAAAGGGCGAAGATGAAACTTCAGGGAAATTGCCACAAGTTGTTCAAAGTGTTGTCTCACAGAGTGGTAGTccagagaaagagaagaataataaagtcgtcgataaagaaaaaatttgtggGGATGAAAGTATGAAGGAAatgaagagaataaaagatGCAGCCATGAAGGCAGTGAAGGGACTGTTAATAAAGACTGAAGAAGAGAGGCAAATAAATAAGGTTGGTGTTGGTGTGGCAGCTCTTGTGGTTGTGGGTATTGGAGTTTATGTTGCCTTGAAAATTAGATCAAAAGCTAGAAGTAATTAA